One Mycolicibacterium goodii genomic region harbors:
- a CDS encoding aldehyde dehydrogenase has protein sequence MTVTTHRPSDVVALADPDAASDVADLSMFVAGAAVPAADGATFDSYEPRSGRVWARLPRANSTDVDRAVRAARAAFEGPWGAVSPADRGRFLMKIAAVVDRHRDELTVIESRDNGKPVREVRAEIEAVVRYFEYFAGVCQTTVGETHPQAATAFSYTRREPVGVVGAIVPWNSPLLMLAWKLSPALAGGNTIVLKPAEQTSVSAVVFAQLIAEVGLPDGVFNVVTGIGEEAGAALVAHPDVDKIAFTGSTEVGKQIAATAASDLKLVTFELGGKSPTVIFDDADLDAAVHRTAYGIFSAAGQTCQAASRIFVQDTIHDEFLDRFAALARRIRVGDPLSERTQMGAQISAQHRERIAGYVASGIQEGANLVCGGTQPTDPPLADGYYYSPTILDGVNRDMLMIREEIFGPVTGVMTFTDEADAVAKANDTQYGLAGSVWTRDVSRAHRVAASIAAGLIWVNTTRTINHLVPFGGYKQSGYGREGGQAVMEHYTRIKSVWVDMQDDLPNWYAD, from the coding sequence ATGACCGTCACCACCCACCGCCCGTCCGACGTTGTGGCGCTGGCCGACCCCGATGCCGCTTCCGACGTCGCCGACCTCTCGATGTTCGTCGCCGGAGCTGCGGTTCCTGCTGCCGACGGCGCGACGTTCGATTCCTACGAACCGCGTTCCGGGCGAGTGTGGGCGCGGTTGCCACGCGCCAACTCGACCGACGTCGATCGGGCCGTGCGCGCGGCACGCGCGGCCTTCGAAGGACCGTGGGGCGCTGTCTCCCCCGCCGACCGCGGCCGATTCCTGATGAAGATCGCCGCGGTCGTCGACCGGCACCGGGATGAGCTCACGGTGATCGAGTCCCGCGACAACGGCAAGCCGGTCCGCGAGGTGCGCGCCGAAATCGAGGCGGTCGTACGCTATTTCGAGTACTTCGCCGGTGTATGCCAGACCACGGTCGGCGAAACCCACCCACAGGCCGCCACGGCCTTCAGCTATACCCGCCGCGAACCGGTGGGTGTCGTCGGCGCGATCGTGCCATGGAATTCGCCGCTGCTCATGCTCGCGTGGAAGCTGTCGCCGGCGCTGGCGGGTGGTAACACCATCGTCCTCAAACCCGCAGAGCAGACCTCGGTTTCGGCCGTCGTGTTCGCTCAGCTCATCGCCGAGGTGGGGCTACCCGACGGAGTCTTCAACGTGGTGACGGGAATCGGCGAGGAAGCCGGCGCCGCGCTGGTCGCCCACCCCGATGTCGACAAGATCGCCTTCACCGGTTCAACCGAGGTGGGCAAGCAGATCGCCGCCACCGCGGCAAGCGATCTCAAACTCGTCACCTTCGAGCTGGGCGGCAAGTCTCCCACCGTGATCTTCGACGACGCCGACCTCGATGCCGCGGTTCACCGCACCGCTTACGGCATCTTCTCCGCCGCGGGTCAGACATGTCAGGCCGCGTCTCGGATCTTCGTGCAAGACACCATCCATGACGAGTTCCTGGATCGGTTCGCCGCACTGGCAAGGCGTATCCGCGTCGGTGATCCGCTGTCCGAGCGCACCCAGATGGGCGCCCAGATCTCCGCGCAGCATCGGGAACGGATCGCCGGGTACGTCGCCAGCGGCATACAGGAGGGAGCCAATCTGGTCTGCGGCGGCACGCAGCCCACGGATCCGCCGCTGGCGGACGGCTACTACTACTCGCCGACGATCCTCGACGGCGTCAACCGCGACATGTTGATGATCCGCGAGGAGATCTTCGGTCCGGTGACCGGGGTGATGACGTTCACCGACGAAGCCGACGCCGTGGCCAAGGCCAACGACACGCAGTACGGTCTGGCCGGGTCTGTCTGGACGCGAGACGTGTCCAGGGCGCACCGGGTCGCGGCGAGCATCGCGGCCGGACTGATCTGGGTCAACACCACCCGCACGATCAACCACCTCGTTCCGTTCGGCGGCTACAAACAGTCCGGTTACGGGCGCGAGGGTGGGCAGGCCGTGATGGAGCACTACACCCGGATCAAGTCGGTGTGGGTGGACATGCAAGACGATCTCCCGAACTGGTACGCCGACTGA
- a CDS encoding zinc-binding dehydrogenase has translation MKATTLPKSTQAAVVRGFGEPLRLEEVAVPQTVAPGGLLVEIVACSLCGTDVHCWEGSLAIPVGLPLILGHEMVGRIIAIGDGADVDSAGQPLQIGDRILWTHAVCGRCVMCAKKRPTLCRNKIPYGQATMDQWPNLLGGLAQHSYVLPGSGRLRVPDGVPDDLASMASCALRSVVNAVEQAGRVGPEHTVVVQGAGPLGILATGLFAQAGAGRVITVGAPDARLDIASEFGAHDVISLAAHPDPDDRLTMIKEATDGLGADLVAEFSGHPAAFAEGVEMAAPDGRYLVVGQLGAGVTTIAPGTITKKNLNVIGSFSGDLSHYRTALTILERYADRLPFDRLISGHYPLRDIDSVMGRMQSFQEIKPVLLPQEIQS, from the coding sequence ATGAAGGCGACGACACTGCCGAAGTCCACGCAGGCAGCGGTGGTACGCGGTTTCGGCGAACCCCTCAGGCTCGAGGAGGTCGCCGTCCCGCAGACCGTGGCACCAGGCGGGTTGCTCGTCGAGATCGTGGCCTGCTCGCTGTGCGGCACCGACGTGCACTGCTGGGAGGGCTCCCTGGCCATCCCGGTCGGACTGCCGCTGATCCTCGGCCACGAGATGGTCGGCCGGATCATCGCGATCGGTGACGGCGCCGACGTCGACTCGGCCGGGCAGCCCCTGCAGATCGGCGACCGCATCCTGTGGACGCACGCCGTCTGCGGCCGCTGCGTCATGTGCGCCAAGAAGCGGCCCACGTTGTGCCGCAACAAAATTCCGTACGGCCAGGCCACCATGGACCAGTGGCCGAATCTGCTGGGCGGGTTGGCGCAACACTCATACGTGCTGCCCGGGTCCGGCCGGCTCCGGGTCCCCGACGGCGTGCCCGACGACCTGGCCAGCATGGCGAGCTGTGCGCTGCGGTCCGTGGTCAACGCGGTCGAGCAGGCCGGCCGTGTCGGGCCCGAGCACACCGTCGTCGTCCAGGGCGCAGGCCCGCTCGGAATCCTGGCGACAGGTTTGTTTGCGCAGGCAGGCGCAGGCCGGGTGATCACCGTCGGGGCGCCGGACGCCCGGCTGGACATCGCCTCGGAGTTCGGCGCACACGACGTGATCTCCCTTGCCGCCCATCCTGATCCGGACGACCGACTGACGATGATCAAAGAAGCCACCGACGGTCTCGGCGCCGATCTGGTCGCGGAGTTCTCGGGTCACCCCGCGGCGTTCGCCGAGGGCGTGGAGATGGCCGCCCCAGACGGCCGTTATCTGGTGGTCGGCCAACTCGGCGCAGGCGTCACCACCATCGCGCCCGGCACCATCACCAAGAAGAACCTCAACGTCATCGGGTCCTTCTCGGGTGACCTCTCGCATTACCGCACTGCACTCACCATCCTGGAACGCTATGCCGATCGTCTGCCCTTCGACCGGCTCATCAGCGGTCACTATCCGCTCCGCGACATCGATTCGGTGATGGGGCGGATGCAGAGTTTCCAGGAAATCAAGCCCGTACTACTGCCGCAGGAGATCCAGTCATGA
- a CDS encoding MFS transporter: protein MTNPAAPPAPNERLVRRVALASGIGSMLEFYDFYLYGALSATIFGTLYFHSDDPAVGTLLALATFGVGFVARPVGGIIAGHFGDKFGRKSVLIATLALMGVSTVGIGVLPTYETIGTLAPVLLVTLRILQGLAHGGEWGGASIMTIEHAPESRRGFYGSCPQMGIYAGLVLASLVLGGFMLLPEEQFLSWGWRIPFILGAVLMLVGLWLRRAITESPEFAAAMATRSIEPEQEKKRIPLVEAFRTGRRGIFVTFAAKAAETCTFYLITVFALTLAKNGAGESTARNGILIASVVAIITIGAFGVLADRVGTRTVYMGGAGFMVLFAFPFFWLAGSNSGWTLLIALIVGLAVGHSLMYAAQASYFSALFDTEVRFTGASLGYQLGAAIVGGFTPLIAAALLLRSGGATWPIATYIAGVCLVSYLVMALWGKIRADASATADPASAPDVAEVQR from the coding sequence ATGACCAATCCCGCTGCGCCTCCAGCGCCGAACGAGCGACTCGTCCGGCGGGTCGCGCTCGCCAGTGGCATCGGTTCGATGCTGGAGTTCTACGACTTCTACCTCTATGGCGCACTGTCCGCGACGATCTTCGGAACGCTGTATTTCCACAGCGACGACCCGGCGGTCGGTACGTTGCTCGCACTCGCCACCTTCGGCGTGGGTTTCGTGGCACGTCCGGTCGGCGGCATCATCGCCGGCCACTTCGGGGACAAGTTCGGACGCAAGAGTGTTCTGATCGCCACGCTCGCGTTGATGGGCGTGTCCACGGTCGGCATCGGAGTGCTTCCGACGTACGAGACTATCGGCACACTGGCCCCCGTTCTGTTGGTCACCCTGCGGATCCTGCAGGGGCTCGCACACGGAGGCGAATGGGGCGGCGCGTCCATCATGACCATCGAGCACGCTCCTGAGAGCCGCCGCGGTTTCTACGGCAGCTGCCCGCAGATGGGTATCTACGCGGGGCTGGTGCTCGCCAGTCTGGTGCTCGGCGGTTTCATGCTGCTGCCCGAAGAACAGTTCCTGAGCTGGGGCTGGCGCATACCCTTCATCCTCGGCGCGGTGTTGATGCTCGTCGGCCTGTGGCTACGCCGGGCGATCACCGAATCCCCGGAGTTCGCGGCCGCCATGGCCACTCGGTCGATCGAACCCGAGCAGGAGAAGAAGCGCATCCCGCTGGTGGAAGCGTTCCGCACCGGCCGGCGAGGCATCTTCGTCACGTTCGCCGCGAAGGCGGCGGAAACCTGCACGTTCTACCTCATCACGGTGTTCGCCCTGACCCTCGCGAAGAACGGTGCCGGCGAATCGACTGCGCGTAACGGCATTCTGATCGCATCGGTGGTCGCGATCATCACGATCGGAGCCTTCGGCGTGCTGGCCGACCGGGTCGGCACACGGACCGTCTACATGGGCGGAGCCGGTTTCATGGTGCTGTTCGCATTCCCGTTCTTCTGGCTCGCGGGTTCGAATTCCGGATGGACGCTGTTGATCGCGCTGATCGTCGGCCTCGCCGTCGGGCATTCGTTGATGTACGCCGCGCAGGCCAGCTATTTCTCGGCCCTGTTCGACACCGAGGTCCGGTTCACCGGCGCATCGCTGGGATACCAACTGGGCGCGGCCATCGTCGGTGGCTTCACCCCGCTCATCGCCGCGGCGCTGCTGCTCCGTAGCGGCGGCGCAACCTGGCCCATCGCCACCTACATCGCGGGTGTGTGCCTGGTGAGTTACCTCGTCATGGCGCTCTGGGGCAAGATCCGTGCCGACGCATCGGCGACCGCCGATCCCGCCTCCGCACCCGACGTCGCGGAGGTCCAGCGATGA
- a CDS encoding CaiB/BaiF CoA transferase family protein yields the protein MFDTTSAQPPPLQGVRVVDAATIYAGPMIATLLGDFGADVIKVEHPHGDGLRQWEWRKDGESLWWALVGRNKRDISVSLSDPRGAEVMRRLLAEADVFIENFRPGTLEKWGLDPQDLIAANPKLVVVRVSGFGQTGPYRSRPGFGTIAEAMSGFADTNGAADGPPVLPQWPLADGVAALAGAFATMIALRHAESTGHGQVVDLSIYEPLFWILGAQTSAYDQLGTLPTRQGSRTGFNVPRECYRTRDGRWIALSGATTATAQRIMRAVGRPDLADAEWFSDISGRIAHREVIDEAIATWVGQRDNADVLAMFESVGATAGPVYTAADIVADPHFTERGSIVTVDHPTLGSMRMQGLIAQLSRTPGRIRHPGPALGEHNDEVLRAELAYPDDVLDELTEAGVIGRTLQPLSTKRVNS from the coding sequence ATGTTTGATACAACTTCCGCCCAGCCGCCGCCGCTTCAGGGAGTCCGGGTCGTCGACGCCGCCACCATCTATGCGGGCCCGATGATCGCGACCCTTCTCGGCGACTTCGGTGCCGACGTCATCAAGGTCGAGCACCCGCACGGTGACGGTCTGCGGCAATGGGAGTGGCGCAAGGACGGGGAATCGCTCTGGTGGGCGCTCGTCGGACGAAACAAACGCGACATCAGCGTGTCGCTCTCGGATCCCCGCGGCGCCGAAGTGATGCGTCGACTGCTGGCCGAGGCCGATGTGTTCATCGAGAACTTCCGTCCAGGAACCCTGGAGAAGTGGGGACTCGATCCTCAGGACCTGATCGCCGCCAACCCGAAATTGGTGGTGGTCCGGGTCTCGGGATTCGGACAGACCGGCCCCTACCGCTCCCGTCCCGGTTTCGGCACGATCGCCGAGGCGATGTCGGGGTTCGCCGACACCAACGGCGCCGCCGACGGGCCCCCGGTACTTCCACAGTGGCCACTGGCCGACGGTGTTGCCGCACTGGCCGGCGCGTTCGCCACCATGATCGCGCTCCGTCACGCGGAGTCGACGGGCCACGGACAGGTCGTCGACCTGTCCATCTACGAACCCTTGTTCTGGATTCTCGGCGCCCAGACATCGGCCTACGATCAGCTCGGCACTCTGCCGACACGGCAGGGAAGCCGGACGGGCTTCAACGTTCCCCGTGAGTGCTACCGCACCCGCGACGGACGCTGGATCGCGCTGTCCGGTGCCACCACGGCTACCGCACAACGCATCATGCGCGCCGTCGGCCGACCGGATCTCGCTGACGCCGAATGGTTCTCGGACATCTCCGGACGAATCGCGCACCGCGAGGTGATCGACGAGGCGATCGCGACCTGGGTCGGACAACGCGACAACGCCGACGTGCTGGCGATGTTCGAGTCGGTGGGCGCGACGGCAGGCCCGGTGTACACCGCAGCCGACATCGTCGCCGACCCCCACTTCACCGAGCGGGGCAGCATCGTGACCGTCGACCATCCCACCCTCGGTTCGATGCGCATGCAGGGGCTCATCGCCCAGTTGTCCCGGACACCAGGCCGGATCCGCCACCCGGGTCCCGCACTCGGAGAACACAACGACGAGGTCCTCCGTGCCGAATTGGCTTATCCCGACGATGTTCTGGATGAACTGACCGAAGCCGGCGTGATAGGCCGCACCCTCCAACCCCTCTCGACGAAGCGAGTGAATTCATGA
- a CDS encoding TetR/AcrR family transcriptional regulator, translated as MAREPRKAPGTLTADDWLQAGYELLATDGMRALKIERLCEQVGATRGSFYWHFTDMKGYRAALVASWNTFLENDRRSLAELEHLPPRERLSKMIEVLMSPQHWMLERAMREWARTDDIAAANVRAADHRVRVAVTRAFEDHGFDPEEARLRGEATFAAGIGMLHLIDSTEALATSGRHERFLDIMLAPFPVDRPQVSRT; from the coding sequence GTGGCACGTGAGCCTCGGAAAGCGCCGGGCACCCTGACCGCCGACGACTGGTTGCAGGCCGGCTACGAGCTGCTGGCCACAGACGGTATGCGGGCGCTGAAGATCGAGCGGCTGTGCGAGCAGGTCGGCGCCACCCGGGGCAGCTTCTACTGGCATTTCACCGACATGAAGGGCTATCGCGCCGCATTGGTGGCGTCGTGGAACACGTTCCTGGAGAACGACCGCCGGTCGCTGGCCGAACTTGAGCACCTCCCGCCACGCGAACGGCTGTCGAAGATGATCGAGGTGCTGATGAGCCCGCAGCACTGGATGCTGGAGCGCGCCATGCGCGAATGGGCGCGTACCGACGACATCGCCGCGGCCAACGTGCGCGCCGCCGATCACCGCGTACGGGTGGCCGTCACCAGGGCGTTCGAGGACCACGGGTTCGACCCGGAGGAGGCCCGACTGCGCGGCGAGGCCACGTTCGCTGCCGGTATCGGCATGCTGCACCTCATCGATTCGACCGAGGCGCTCGCGACATCGGGCCGCCACGAGCGGTTCCTCGACATCATGCTGGCCCCTTTCCCCGTGGACCGGCCGCAGGTCTCCCGCACCTGA
- a CDS encoding GreA/GreB family elongation factor: MSAPQRIWMSPQAHERLQQELSTLRELIATEAAEDSDENQVAIQRARQARIQQIHDLLLHAEVGEAPPNDGVAEPGMVLTVRWDGSDDTETFLLGVRGAEYGDLEVYSVQSPLGSAIVGARPGEHREYETPTGARIGVTLIEAVPYGLHAGTAPATA; the protein is encoded by the coding sequence ATGAGTGCACCCCAACGCATCTGGATGTCACCGCAGGCACACGAACGGCTGCAGCAGGAGCTGTCGACGCTGCGGGAACTGATCGCCACCGAGGCCGCCGAGGATTCCGACGAGAACCAGGTCGCCATCCAGCGCGCACGGCAGGCCCGGATCCAGCAGATCCACGATCTGCTGCTGCACGCCGAGGTCGGTGAGGCCCCGCCCAACGACGGCGTGGCCGAACCCGGCATGGTGCTGACCGTGCGGTGGGACGGTTCCGACGACACCGAGACGTTCCTGCTCGGCGTCCGCGGCGCCGAGTACGGCGACCTCGAGGTGTACTCCGTGCAGTCCCCGCTGGGCAGTGCGATCGTCGGAGCCCGCCCGGGTGAGCACCGCGAATACGAGACGCCGACCGGCGCCCGCATCGGTGTGACCTTGATCGAAGCCGTCCCGTACGGGCTGCACGCGGGAACCGCACCGGCAACCGCGTGA
- a CDS encoding NAD(P)/FAD-dependent oxidoreductase, translating to MVDGERIDGGPRSAVVVGAGIVGLSTAWFLQERGVDVTVVDRTGVAAGASWGNAGWVSPTLTIPLNDPAVLRYGLRSLASPTAPLHIPLTAGVGLWAFLTKFALNCRLSSWTRAAKANLPLNEECIEAYNVLIANGVDAVTTDAPITALFETDRQAQHLLTELRRMADLGQTVEFIRLTGDELRQQVPLASPRITTAVSVEGQRFVDPGRFVHALADAVVARGARIHTGDVIDVQPSAPGVRIVLADGELKADAAVIATGAWLSRLVKAWVPTPVRAGRGYSFTVPVDRPVPTPVYLPDARVACTPYQGGLRVAGTMEFRSPDDPVQPARVDAIIASAAPLLDGVRWDERTDVWVGPRPVTPDGRPLVGEVAPGVYVAGGHGMWGLAHGPITGRLLAEYLTTGKEPDALREFNPLR from the coding sequence GTGGTCGACGGTGAACGGATTGACGGCGGTCCGCGCAGCGCGGTCGTCGTGGGTGCGGGCATCGTGGGCCTGTCCACCGCCTGGTTCCTGCAGGAGCGCGGGGTCGACGTCACAGTGGTGGACCGCACCGGCGTGGCCGCGGGCGCATCGTGGGGGAACGCGGGTTGGGTGTCGCCAACGCTGACCATCCCGCTGAACGACCCGGCGGTCCTACGCTACGGTTTGCGGTCCCTGGCGAGTCCTACTGCGCCGCTTCACATCCCGCTCACCGCGGGAGTGGGTCTGTGGGCGTTTCTGACCAAGTTCGCGCTCAACTGCCGCCTGTCGTCGTGGACCCGCGCCGCGAAGGCCAACCTGCCGCTCAACGAAGAGTGCATCGAGGCCTACAACGTCCTGATCGCCAACGGCGTGGACGCGGTCACCACGGATGCGCCGATCACCGCGTTGTTCGAAACCGACCGGCAGGCCCAGCATCTGCTGACCGAGTTGCGGAGGATGGCCGATCTGGGCCAGACAGTCGAGTTCATCAGGCTCACGGGTGACGAACTGCGCCAACAGGTTCCGCTTGCATCGCCGCGGATCACCACCGCCGTCAGCGTCGAGGGGCAGCGCTTCGTCGATCCCGGGCGGTTCGTCCACGCCCTGGCCGACGCCGTGGTGGCGAGGGGCGCGAGAATCCACACCGGCGACGTCATCGACGTGCAGCCGTCGGCGCCCGGTGTCCGTATCGTGCTCGCCGACGGCGAGCTCAAGGCCGACGCCGCGGTGATCGCGACCGGCGCATGGCTCTCCCGGCTGGTCAAGGCCTGGGTGCCGACGCCTGTGCGCGCGGGCCGCGGCTACTCGTTCACCGTGCCGGTCGACCGGCCGGTACCGACGCCCGTCTATCTGCCGGATGCGCGCGTGGCGTGCACGCCGTACCAGGGTGGGCTGCGCGTCGCGGGCACGATGGAGTTCCGCTCCCCCGACGATCCCGTACAGCCGGCCCGCGTCGATGCGATCATCGCGTCGGCCGCACCGCTGCTCGACGGCGTGCGCTGGGACGAGCGCACCGATGTCTGGGTGGGCCCGCGGCCGGTGACACCGGACGGACGGCCGCTCGTGGGCGAAGTGGCACCCGGCGTGTACGTCGCAGGCGGACATGGGATGTGGGGCCTGGCGCACGGTCCGATCACCGGACGCCTGCTCGCCGAATACCTCACCACCGGCAAGGAACCCGACGCGTTACGCGAATTCAACCCGCTGCGTTAG
- a CDS encoding PucR family transcriptional regulator, translating into MVTLDRLINVLGGYGIHLKLCSTPRSTELRSVVMHEPGPVVGDVLLAVGASSPAEALEWAEAAHAVVVLIRATDEPLGTPPDGVAVMLVEPEVSWSELAAVVYGLVLEGRETESGRGPTDLFALADSLAETVGGSVTIEDRRSAVLAYSRLQHDADPARAETILSRQAPERLRALFSERGVFRHLAESDEPLFVEGAPEQGLTGRMVVAARAGRELLGSVWVTCAKPLPEANRAALADGARMVAVHLLRSRASADLERQVESDLVIRLLEGATDAATVASRLALPQTPLRVIALRAHTADEGHSALLLAFERATAGFGWSRPGRSALADNTVYTVLPSADPETATTWVAGLRASLPNPVSVVAGVSGPAVAAELVLARREADECLALHEVRHGGAVPVYDEAWDDILLQRLRVAAQSGRTPQRGPVAELRRHDLAHGTHYAPTLQAWLQAQGDLTDAGRMLGVHENTVRYRLRKMAEVTNLDLTDARKRLAMMIQLAASEHHG; encoded by the coding sequence GTGGTCACACTGGACCGGCTGATCAACGTGCTCGGTGGATACGGCATCCACCTGAAGCTGTGCTCCACGCCTCGATCCACCGAGTTGCGCAGCGTCGTGATGCACGAACCGGGACCGGTGGTCGGAGATGTGCTGCTCGCGGTGGGTGCATCCTCACCGGCCGAGGCGTTGGAGTGGGCCGAGGCCGCGCACGCCGTGGTGGTGTTGATTCGCGCGACCGACGAACCGCTGGGCACTCCGCCGGACGGCGTGGCGGTCATGCTGGTCGAGCCGGAGGTCTCGTGGAGCGAACTCGCCGCGGTGGTCTACGGCCTGGTACTGGAGGGCCGCGAGACCGAATCCGGACGCGGTCCCACCGATCTGTTCGCGCTGGCCGACAGCCTTGCTGAGACGGTCGGGGGCTCGGTGACCATCGAGGACCGTCGCTCCGCGGTGCTGGCCTACTCGCGGCTGCAGCACGACGCCGATCCGGCGCGGGCCGAGACGATCCTGAGCAGGCAGGCGCCCGAGCGGCTGCGCGCGCTGTTCTCCGAACGGGGCGTGTTCCGTCATCTGGCCGAATCCGACGAACCGCTGTTCGTCGAAGGTGCCCCTGAGCAGGGCCTGACCGGGCGGATGGTGGTGGCGGCCCGCGCGGGCCGCGAGCTCCTCGGCTCGGTGTGGGTGACGTGCGCGAAGCCGCTGCCCGAGGCAAACCGGGCTGCGCTGGCCGACGGCGCGCGGATGGTGGCGGTGCACCTGCTGCGCTCGCGTGCGAGCGCCGACCTGGAGCGCCAGGTGGAGTCCGACCTGGTGATCCGTCTGTTGGAAGGCGCGACCGACGCCGCGACGGTCGCCAGCCGGCTCGCGCTGCCGCAGACCCCGTTGCGGGTGATCGCGCTGCGGGCCCATACCGCCGACGAGGGACATTCGGCGCTGCTGCTGGCATTCGAACGCGCGACGGCAGGATTCGGCTGGTCACGCCCGGGCCGCAGCGCCCTCGCCGACAACACCGTCTACACCGTCCTTCCGAGTGCCGATCCGGAGACCGCGACCACATGGGTGGCGGGGCTGCGTGCGTCGCTGCCGAACCCCGTGTCGGTGGTCGCAGGTGTCAGCGGCCCGGCGGTCGCCGCCGAACTCGTCCTGGCCCGCCGCGAGGCCGACGAATGTCTTGCGCTGCACGAGGTACGCCACGGTGGCGCGGTCCCGGTCTACGACGAGGCCTGGGATGACATCCTGCTGCAACGGCTGCGGGTGGCCGCCCAGTCCGGCCGCACCCCACAGCGCGGGCCGGTCGCCGAACTGCGCCGTCACGACCTCGCACACGGCACGCATTACGCGCCGACCCTGCAGGCCTGGCTACAGGCACAGGGAGATCTCACCGACGCGGGGCGAATGCTCGGGGTGCACGAGAACACGGTGCGCTACCGGCTGCGCAAGATGGCCGAGGTCACCAATCTCGACCTCACCGACGCCCGCAAGAGGTTGGCGATGATGATCCAGCTGGCCGCCAGCGAGCACCACGGCTGA
- a CDS encoding S1C family serine protease, giving the protein MGKPRSRQFGSAILAALVALATLLLPAAPAAAAPADPLAAAASVEPAVVRIDTVVDYQQAFGVGTGFVLSPNGEVLTNYHVVQGANSINATVNGMSFVADLVGYNRRADIAVLQLRGAGGLPTAAIGDSGTLVEGEPVVALGNAYGTNAPLTREVGTITAFSQTVNAEDSLTGTKDELAGLIEFAAPVRAGDSGGPVVNGAGQVIGVTTAASVNFRMGPGGKGFAIPINDAMAVANQIRSRTPSPQVHIGPPTLLGVGVRTAQRQGGGVIIQDVLRGGPAETAGLVPGDILMSIDGTQLDSARTLTLVLDQHYPGDVVDLTWRDRGGFDRTGKATLAAGP; this is encoded by the coding sequence ATGGGCAAACCACGCTCGCGACAATTCGGATCGGCGATCCTCGCGGCCCTCGTCGCTCTCGCGACCCTGCTGCTTCCCGCGGCACCGGCCGCCGCCGCACCCGCCGACCCCCTCGCCGCTGCGGCATCGGTGGAACCGGCCGTGGTCCGCATCGACACCGTCGTGGACTACCAGCAGGCGTTCGGGGTCGGCACCGGCTTCGTCCTGTCGCCCAACGGCGAGGTTCTCACCAACTACCACGTCGTGCAGGGTGCGAACTCGATCAACGCCACGGTCAACGGCATGTCGTTCGTGGCCGATCTCGTGGGGTACAACCGCCGCGCCGACATCGCCGTGCTGCAACTGCGCGGTGCGGGTGGATTGCCGACCGCGGCCATCGGTGATTCGGGGACCCTTGTCGAGGGTGAACCCGTCGTCGCGCTCGGCAACGCGTACGGCACCAATGCCCCGCTCACCCGGGAGGTGGGCACCATCACGGCGTTCAGCCAGACCGTCAACGCCGAGGACTCGCTGACCGGCACCAAGGACGAACTGGCCGGCCTCATCGAGTTCGCCGCGCCGGTGCGCGCCGGCGACTCGGGCGGTCCCGTCGTCAACGGCGCAGGACAGGTGATCGGCGTGACGACGGCCGCGTCGGTGAACTTCCGGATGGGTCCGGGAGGCAAGGGCTTCGCGATCCCGATCAACGACGCGATGGCGGTCGCGAACCAGATCCGGTCCCGCACCCCGTCGCCGCAGGTCCACATCGGCCCGCCCACGCTGCTGGGAGTGGGGGTGCGGACCGCGCAGCGTCAGGGTGGCGGCGTGATCATCCAGGACGTGCTGCGTGGCGGCCCCGCCGAGACGGCCGGACTGGTGCCCGGCGACATCCTGATGTCCATCGACGGCACCCAGCTGGATTCGGCGCGCACGCTCACGCTCGTACTCGACCAGCACTACCCGGGTGATGTGGTCGATCTCACATGGCGTGATCGCGGCGGGTTCGACCGCACCGGGAAGGCCACGCTCGCCGCCGGTCCGTAG